One region of Natronorubrum aibiense genomic DNA includes:
- a CDS encoding DUF2110 family protein has translation MVVLATKIYVEGDARQRSLDSLRSLVTNEIGDLDVEFEIGIRHDDFPSVTIEGDDATVARNVLGEEFGEIVPDLEAGETYVGTLESWDNDGFVLDAGQGDGVRIPADQLGLGQGTPAQIRERYGLVQHMPLEFVYGDDKPSRLAEEAQDRLYEWTRGNGRLNVNSATRAEVRATLNRAGHANDYVTVERLGLLEQSVICTEDTDPPGLLASVGEYLPAELRCVVP, from the coding sequence ATGGTCGTACTCGCAACCAAGATTTACGTCGAGGGCGACGCTCGCCAGCGCTCGCTCGACTCGCTTCGCTCGCTTGTCACCAACGAGATCGGCGACCTCGACGTCGAGTTCGAGATTGGAATCCGGCACGACGATTTCCCCTCCGTCACGATCGAGGGCGACGACGCCACCGTCGCGCGAAACGTCCTCGGCGAGGAGTTCGGCGAAATCGTCCCCGACCTCGAGGCCGGCGAAACGTACGTCGGGACCCTCGAGTCGTGGGACAACGACGGCTTCGTCCTCGACGCCGGGCAGGGCGACGGCGTGCGGATTCCGGCCGACCAACTCGGACTCGGTCAGGGGACACCTGCCCAGATCCGCGAACGGTACGGATTGGTCCAGCACATGCCACTCGAGTTCGTCTACGGCGACGACAAGCCATCGCGACTCGCCGAGGAAGCACAGGACCGTCTCTACGAGTGGACCCGCGGGAACGGGCGGCTCAACGTTAACAGCGCCACCCGCGCGGAGGTTCGAGCGACGCTCAACCGTGCCGGGCACGCCAACGACTACGTCACCGTCGAGCGACTCGGCCTCTTAGAACAGAGCGTCATCTGCACCGAAGACACCGATCCACCGGGACTGCTCGCGAGCGTTGGCGAGTATCTCCCGGCGGAACTTCGCTGCGTTGTTCCGTAA
- a CDS encoding ATP-binding protein has protein sequence MTDYLTDFVQESEERITELNNALLTFEREPTNDEAMESIFRVAHTLKSNCGAMGLESASDLAHAIEDLLDAVRRDDLEVTPELMDVIFEGVDELETLIDEVAATGEVQTDPSATIEALRAHLDGQSEATGVTTPSTEEIDAILERIDPPADDEHELYLARLALTERDGVNTSVLVVDALIDAFELLGTEPPRRDIEAGNDDGRVDAVFASAVGEAAITSGLEPVDEVADFELVTVTDRFDALEEPSEPTQADGSQSAEPGDDLSADEAKALEVDELLDEFDEFDDLDEMVEDVDDDDLDVFDDMGEAGSFDDLLGDDDLFDDEQDVPTADAASTVVDEWDEPSDPDTAPSSAAADDDVDDASAVFDELKSEVEMVGFDELQDELDELEFDEFDSDDEVEMDELIGEDVDIDDDTFLDETEPADDVAANEVVDDSFGEADDDENDPDDAALESDDLESERAAESTADVEPVSTSAEPEAAADDTPPADELDATSSPADESATAADESALESETAVDATSAVDADLEARTPSETDDGLEGDDVDAVADEADTADLTDGSDEAESLEDETNDPFADDDVENYTAFTESDDAFDESVGDFSTFDEEFDDGFDDTFGKDVDDGFDDAFADDVFGDDDFDDAFGDDFDPDDTGETEPTTFSQSSTESFGDDSAEAKDEADDDVVRRIDEPTFEIPEITVPETADRSDADEQSDESQSIRVDVDQIDSLLTLVEGLVTTRVRLRDAVTDGGDTAALEAELDDLSDLTTELQETVMDVRLVPLETVTNRLPRVVRDIAREQDKAVEFEITGEDVELDRSILDRIGDPLTHLIRNAVDHGIELPEEREAAGKPETGTVEVHAERSRDSVTITVEDDGSGLDPDRLRSEAVDAGVLSESEAAALSDDDAADLIFHSGLSTTDEITDVSGRGVGMDVVKRTIEDLEGTVSIDSDPGEGTRVTMTLPVTVAIDDVLFLESGGEEFGVPTKAVLDIEPADRLEQVDGHAALPEDDDAYSVIQLDDALETPRAGDNGDGMLVRIRDDIRPVVLHCDRVHGQQEVVVKPFEGFMGGIPGLSGATVRGRGEVVNILDVTTL, from the coding sequence ATGACTGATTATCTGACCGACTTCGTCCAAGAGAGCGAAGAACGAATTACGGAGTTGAACAACGCGTTGCTCACCTTCGAGCGCGAGCCGACCAACGACGAGGCCATGGAGAGTATCTTCCGTGTCGCGCATACGCTCAAGAGCAACTGCGGGGCAATGGGCCTCGAGTCCGCGAGCGATCTCGCACACGCGATCGAAGACCTGCTCGATGCCGTCCGGCGGGACGACCTCGAGGTGACACCCGAACTGATGGACGTAATCTTCGAGGGCGTCGACGAACTCGAGACGCTGATCGACGAGGTTGCGGCCACCGGCGAGGTCCAGACCGATCCGTCGGCGACGATCGAGGCACTCCGCGCACACCTCGACGGCCAGTCCGAGGCGACGGGCGTCACGACACCATCGACCGAGGAGATCGACGCCATCCTCGAGCGAATCGATCCCCCCGCAGACGACGAACACGAGCTGTATCTGGCCCGACTCGCGCTTACGGAGCGTGACGGCGTCAACACCAGCGTGCTCGTCGTCGATGCACTGATCGATGCGTTCGAACTGCTCGGCACCGAGCCACCCCGACGCGACATCGAGGCCGGGAACGACGACGGCCGCGTCGATGCCGTCTTCGCCAGCGCGGTCGGTGAAGCCGCGATTACGTCCGGCCTCGAGCCGGTCGACGAAGTAGCGGACTTCGAACTCGTCACCGTAACGGATCGATTCGACGCGCTCGAGGAGCCCTCGGAGCCGACGCAAGCGGACGGTTCGCAATCGGCCGAGCCCGGTGACGATCTCTCCGCTGACGAGGCCAAAGCACTCGAGGTCGACGAACTGCTCGACGAGTTCGACGAGTTCGACGACTTAGACGAGATGGTCGAGGACGTCGACGACGACGATCTCGACGTGTTCGACGATATGGGCGAAGCTGGCTCGTTCGACGATCTGCTCGGCGACGATGACCTATTCGACGACGAGCAAGACGTGCCGACGGCCGACGCGGCGTCGACTGTCGTCGACGAATGGGACGAACCGAGCGATCCGGACACTGCTCCGTCGTCGGCTGCGGCCGATGACGACGTCGACGACGCCAGCGCCGTGTTCGACGAACTCAAATCCGAAGTCGAGATGGTCGGCTTCGACGAACTGCAGGACGAACTCGACGAGCTCGAGTTCGACGAGTTCGACAGCGACGACGAAGTCGAGATGGACGAACTCATCGGTGAGGACGTCGACATCGACGACGACACGTTCCTCGACGAGACCGAGCCAGCCGACGACGTCGCTGCAAACGAGGTCGTCGACGACAGCTTCGGTGAGGCCGACGATGACGAAAACGACCCCGACGACGCCGCACTCGAGTCAGACGACCTCGAGTCGGAGCGGGCTGCGGAGTCGACGGCCGATGTCGAGCCGGTATCGACATCAGCCGAACCCGAAGCGGCTGCGGACGACACACCGCCAGCGGACGAACTGGACGCCACCAGTTCGCCAGCGGACGAGTCGGCGACAGCCGCAGACGAGTCAGCACTCGAGTCCGAGACGGCCGTCGACGCCACGTCGGCTGTCGACGCCGACCTCGAGGCACGGACACCAAGCGAGACGGACGACGGTCTCGAGGGCGATGACGTCGATGCGGTGGCCGACGAGGCCGACACAGCAGACTTGACTGACGGCTCCGACGAAGCGGAGTCACTCGAGGACGAAACCAATGATCCGTTCGCTGACGACGACGTCGAGAACTACACCGCGTTCACCGAGTCGGACGACGCGTTCGACGAGAGTGTGGGCGACTTCTCGACGTTCGACGAGGAGTTCGATGACGGTTTCGACGACACGTTCGGGAAGGACGTCGACGACGGATTTGATGACGCGTTCGCCGATGACGTCTTCGGCGACGACGACTTCGACGACGCATTCGGCGACGACTTCGATCCCGACGACACCGGTGAAACGGAGCCGACCACGTTTTCGCAGTCTTCCACGGAATCGTTCGGTGACGATTCAGCCGAAGCGAAAGACGAGGCTGACGACGACGTCGTCAGACGGATCGATGAACCGACGTTCGAGATTCCGGAGATTACGGTTCCGGAAACAGCCGATCGGTCCGATGCCGACGAGCAATCCGATGAGAGTCAGTCGATCAGGGTCGACGTCGACCAGATCGATTCGTTGCTCACGCTCGTCGAGGGGCTGGTCACGACACGCGTCCGACTCCGAGACGCCGTGACCGACGGCGGTGACACGGCCGCACTCGAGGCCGAACTCGACGATCTCTCGGATCTGACCACGGAACTGCAGGAGACGGTGATGGACGTCCGACTCGTGCCACTCGAGACGGTGACGAACCGGCTTCCGCGCGTGGTTCGTGACATCGCTCGAGAGCAGGACAAAGCGGTCGAGTTCGAAATAACCGGTGAGGACGTCGAACTCGATCGCAGTATTCTCGATCGAATCGGCGATCCGCTGACTCACCTGATCCGCAACGCCGTCGATCACGGCATCGAACTGCCCGAAGAGCGCGAGGCAGCCGGAAAACCCGAAACTGGAACCGTCGAAGTTCACGCCGAGCGCTCGCGTGACAGCGTGACGATTACGGTCGAAGACGACGGGAGCGGGCTCGATCCGGACCGGCTTCGATCGGAGGCCGTCGACGCCGGCGTCCTCTCCGAATCAGAGGCCGCCGCGTTGTCGGACGATGACGCTGCAGATCTCATCTTCCATTCCGGACTCTCGACGACCGACGAGATCACGGACGTCAGCGGCCGCGGCGTCGGGATGGACGTCGTCAAGCGAACGATCGAGGACCTCGAGGGGACCGTCTCGATCGACAGCGATCCCGGCGAGGGAACGCGTGTGACGATGACGCTTCCAGTGACGGTGGCAATCGACGACGTGCTCTTCCTCGAAAGCGGCGGCGAGGAGTTCGGTGTCCCGACGAAAGCCGTCCTGGACATCGAACCCGCCGACAGACTGGAACAGGTCGACGGCCACGCCGCCTTGCCCGAAGACGACGACGCGTATTCGGTGATCCAACTCGACGACGCACTCGAGACGCCTCGAGCTGGGGACAACGGCGACGGGATGCTCGTCCGTATTCGAGACGACATCCGGCCGGTCGTGTTACACTGTGACCGCGTCCACGGGCAACAGGAGGTCGTCGTCAAGCCGTTCGAGGGGTTCATGGGCGGTATTCCGGGGCTCAGCGGTGCGACGGTACGGGGGCGGGGAGAAGTAGTCAACATCTTAGATGTGACGACACTATGA
- the cheB gene encoding chemotaxis-specific protein-glutamate methyltransferase CheB, whose protein sequence is MTRVLVVDDSQFMRTVIGNALTAAGYDVETASNGTEAIERAAASDPDVITMDVEMPECNGIDAVERIMATNPTLILMLSVHTDRGAEATLDALERGAVDFLHKPDGSDSRTVTHLTTEVVEKVDELAAANASSVALARAAASAYATRSASARVADTSAASRAVAGGEAEAGTGADTEPSTGSERAHSPPAGPDLETAATAGPRAESTESVTDVTRSLGGFEDDLAAHPTIVIGASTGGPKIVEGLFDRLPIDLNAKVLVVQHMPAEFTERFAERLDARSEYDVREAADGDLLRPGEAAVAPGDAHLEVASNVNGRLRVRLDEGERIHGVRPAIDVTMRTAAQTVSDRLCGVVLTGMGSDGAAGIEAIKAAGGHTIAQDEATSPVFGIPCQAIETGYVDAVVPVTALVEAIVDAFSTDGEIDD, encoded by the coding sequence ATGACGCGAGTACTCGTTGTCGACGACTCTCAGTTTATGCGAACAGTCATCGGCAACGCACTCACTGCGGCCGGCTACGATGTCGAGACGGCGAGCAACGGCACGGAAGCGATCGAACGCGCAGCGGCGTCTGATCCGGACGTCATCACGATGGACGTCGAAATGCCCGAGTGCAACGGGATCGACGCCGTCGAACGGATCATGGCGACGAACCCGACGCTGATCCTCATGCTCAGCGTTCACACCGACCGCGGGGCGGAAGCGACGCTCGACGCCCTCGAGCGAGGGGCGGTCGATTTTCTGCACAAACCCGACGGGTCGGACTCGCGAACGGTGACCCACCTCACCACCGAGGTCGTCGAGAAGGTCGACGAACTCGCAGCTGCCAACGCCTCATCGGTCGCACTCGCCCGCGCCGCCGCGTCCGCATACGCGACGCGTTCGGCGTCGGCTCGTGTCGCCGATACGAGCGCGGCGAGTCGAGCGGTCGCTGGCGGCGAGGCTGAGGCGGGGACCGGCGCCGATACCGAGCCGTCGACCGGAAGCGAACGGGCACACAGCCCACCGGCGGGTCCCGACCTCGAGACGGCTGCCACCGCTGGTCCGAGGGCCGAATCAACGGAGTCCGTCACCGACGTCACTCGATCGCTGGGTGGCTTCGAGGACGACCTCGCGGCGCACCCGACGATCGTCATCGGTGCGTCGACCGGCGGGCCGAAGATCGTCGAAGGGCTGTTCGACCGCTTGCCGATCGACCTCAACGCGAAAGTTCTCGTCGTCCAGCACATGCCCGCGGAGTTTACCGAACGCTTCGCCGAGCGCCTCGACGCACGCAGCGAGTACGACGTTCGTGAGGCAGCCGACGGCGACCTGCTTCGTCCCGGCGAGGCAGCGGTCGCCCCGGGCGACGCGCATCTCGAGGTGGCAAGCAACGTCAACGGACGGCTTCGAGTACGTCTCGACGAGGGCGAGCGGATCCATGGCGTCCGGCCGGCAATCGACGTGACGATGCGGACGGCTGCCCAGACGGTTTCGGACCGACTCTGTGGCGTTGTCCTGACCGGTATGGGTAGTGACGGTGCGGCCGGGATTGAAGCGATCAAGGCTGCCGGCGGGCACACCATCGCCCAGGACGAGGCGACGAGTCCGGTCTTTGGCATCCCCTGTCAGGCAATCGAAACGGGCTATGTCGACGCCGTCGTGCCCGTGACGGCTCTCGTCGAGGCGATCGTCGACGCGTTCAGTACGGATGGTGAGATCGATGACTGA
- a CDS encoding chemotaxis protein CheW, with translation MAPDLSEKLLGIDIDGTDGQRRQDTDETDEEREERERFVFFESGTHRLAVSVDTVRTLAECPDELTRVPRTPPAIEGMVDLRGEVTAVIDPSVHFPSDDGDRGRTRERLLVLDRPADQQSAAVRVDDVIGVEAIPVSDVLDESMIDERPFSGDALTHPLVDALIEQTHESEADDGGSTTNRSDADADADRTIGRETAASTGDSGLLSSTRGTFSDRSDDDAGTPFTVDAADTATPAADDAQPRRELIIEVTPVLDVDRLLQASGHRE, from the coding sequence ATGGCCCCGGATCTCTCAGAAAAGCTTCTCGGCATCGATATCGACGGTACCGACGGCCAGCGGCGACAGGATACGGATGAGACGGACGAAGAGCGAGAAGAACGCGAACGGTTCGTGTTTTTCGAGAGCGGTACCCACCGACTCGCGGTGTCGGTCGACACCGTTCGGACGCTTGCGGAGTGCCCCGACGAACTGACGCGAGTCCCGCGGACACCACCCGCCATCGAAGGGATGGTCGACCTTCGCGGTGAGGTCACTGCGGTGATCGATCCCAGTGTTCACTTTCCGAGCGACGACGGCGACCGCGGCCGAACTCGAGAACGCCTCTTGGTACTCGATCGCCCGGCGGACCAACAGTCCGCAGCGGTTCGGGTCGACGACGTCATCGGCGTCGAGGCGATTCCCGTAAGCGATGTGCTCGACGAGTCGATGATCGACGAGCGGCCGTTCTCCGGCGACGCCCTCACACACCCGCTCGTCGATGCGTTGATCGAACAGACCCACGAATCCGAGGCCGACGACGGAGGGAGTACTACGAACCGCTCGGACGCGGACGCCGACGCCGACCGCACGATCGGACGCGAAACTGCGGCCAGCACCGGTGATTCCGGGCTCCTGTCGTCGACGCGCGGGACGTTCAGCGACCGGTCCGACGACGACGCCGGAACGCCGTTTACCGTCGACGCTGCCGATACGGCCACACCAGCGGCCGACGACGCACAACCACGCCGCGAACTCATCATCGAGGTGACGCCGGTACTTGACGTCGACCGGCTCTTGCAGGCATCCGGCCATCGAGAATAA
- a CDS encoding universal stress protein encodes MYERILVPTDGSKVAQFAVDTAVDLAEKYDAEIHALYIADTDAVAYGLGTEQVDRIQQGDFAGMTELREDAEAATGYVTENAEAHGLSAIEHHAGGQPHRVIAHYAEDHDIDLIVMGSHGRSGVRRALLGSVTERVLRSTHTPVLVVDYEEDD; translated from the coding sequence ATGTACGAACGCATACTCGTCCCCACGGACGGCAGCAAAGTCGCACAGTTCGCGGTCGATACAGCAGTCGACCTCGCAGAGAAATACGACGCCGAAATCCACGCGCTGTACATCGCCGACACCGATGCAGTCGCTTACGGGCTTGGCACCGAACAGGTCGACCGCATTCAGCAAGGCGACTTCGCCGGCATGACGGAACTCCGTGAGGACGCCGAGGCGGCGACCGGCTATGTCACGGAAAATGCGGAGGCGCACGGACTCTCCGCGATCGAACACCACGCCGGCGGCCAGCCACACCGCGTGATCGCCCACTACGCAGAGGATCACGACATCGATCTGATCGTGATGGGCAGCCACGGCCGTTCGGGTGTCCGGCGCGCACTACTCGGGAGCGTCACCGAACGCGTCCTGCGCTCGACGCACACGCCCGTGTTGGTCGTCGACTACGAAGAAGACGACTGA
- a CDS encoding tRNA (cytidine(56)-2'-O)-methyltransferase, producing MNGTAEVTVLRLGHRPGRDERMTTHVGLTARALGADRVCFPDNAGQSKATVSDITNRFGGPFDVELTDSPQAMLRNWAGKVVHLTMYGERVQDVEAEIRAAHQDDGEPLLVVVGAEKVPFDVYEQANWNVGVTNQPHSEVAGLAVFLDRLFEGQELEREWEDADRQVIPMATGKRVESIDEE from the coding sequence ATGAACGGAACAGCCGAAGTCACCGTCCTCCGGCTCGGTCATCGGCCCGGACGGGACGAGCGGATGACGACCCACGTCGGGTTGACTGCGCGGGCGTTAGGTGCTGATCGCGTCTGTTTTCCCGACAATGCCGGCCAGTCGAAAGCGACCGTCTCGGACATCACCAACCGGTTCGGTGGCCCCTTCGACGTCGAATTGACCGACTCACCGCAGGCGATGCTTCGCAACTGGGCGGGGAAGGTCGTCCACCTCACGATGTACGGCGAGCGCGTCCAAGACGTCGAAGCCGAGATTCGAGCCGCCCATCAGGACGATGGCGAACCACTGCTCGTCGTCGTCGGTGCCGAAAAGGTCCCGTTCGACGTCTACGAGCAGGCCAACTGGAACGTCGGTGTCACCAACCAGCCCCACTCCGAGGTCGCCGGCCTCGCAGTCTTTTTGGACCGGCTATTCGAGGGCCAAGAACTCGAGCGCGAGTGGGAAGACGCGGACCGGCAGGTGATCCCGATGGCAACCGGTAAGCGCGTCGAGTCGATCGACGAAGAGTAG
- a CDS encoding MBL fold metallo-hydrolase, with product MTTDTGADSPGECEPSTVHRFEFDVPWPPKHVAAYVIDGPEPILIDAGAPDDDGQRALEAGLERIGYAPDEIDHVLVTHPHSDHIGQVPTLRAGGATVYAPAVALERLARDPATVRSTVRDTAVSAGYHGSALENVVDDHVESFQRARRLLEPGSTVPIERGATWPVGGREFTAIATPGHETSHLCFEAALEETRVLFTGDALIEPFRAGAFDVGLEWGAYDGLERYATAMDRLEETTATHGFPGHGPVFEEPRRVVEHTRERIETLISETRDALAAIEPATPLAVAERRLGSVRYTAPVMDTMAALGTLERQGAVTFVLEDGVRRYRTI from the coding sequence ATGACCACCGACACCGGAGCGGACTCCCCGGGCGAGTGTGAACCGTCGACGGTCCATCGCTTCGAGTTCGACGTGCCCTGGCCGCCGAAACACGTCGCCGCGTACGTCATAGATGGGCCCGAACCGATCCTGATCGACGCCGGCGCGCCGGACGACGACGGACAACGGGCCCTCGAGGCCGGCCTCGAGCGAATCGGCTACGCACCCGACGAGATCGACCACGTACTCGTAACCCACCCCCACAGCGATCACATCGGACAGGTCCCGACACTCCGTGCCGGCGGCGCGACGGTTTATGCACCAGCGGTCGCGCTCGAGCGACTCGCACGCGATCCGGCGACTGTTCGGTCGACCGTCCGCGATACGGCCGTTTCGGCCGGCTACCACGGCTCGGCGCTCGAGAACGTGGTCGACGATCACGTGGAGTCGTTCCAGCGGGCTCGGCGATTGCTCGAGCCCGGTTCGACGGTCCCGATCGAACGGGGTGCAACGTGGCCGGTCGGCGGCCGCGAGTTCACTGCCATCGCAACACCGGGCCACGAGACGAGTCATCTGTGCTTCGAAGCCGCTCTCGAGGAAACGAGGGTGCTGTTTACCGGCGACGCGCTCATCGAACCGTTCCGCGCCGGCGCGTTCGACGTCGGACTCGAGTGGGGTGCCTACGACGGTCTCGAGCGGTACGCGACGGCGATGGATCGACTGGAAGAGACGACGGCGACGCACGGATTTCCCGGTCACGGGCCCGTCTTCGAGGAACCACGTCGAGTCGTCGAACACACGCGCGAGCGGATCGAGACGCTGATCTCGGAGACCCGAGACGCACTAGCTGCGATCGAACCCGCCACGCCGCTCGCGGTGGCCGAACGACGGCTTGGCAGCGTTCGCTACACCGCTCCCGTGATGGATACAATGGCCGCACTGGGGACGCTCGAGCGGCAGGGAGCAGTGACGTTCGTGCTCGAGGACGGTGTTAGACGGTATCGAACGATCTGA
- a CDS encoding transcription factor, whose product MAFEDLLEDPVIQKYLHELVGPTGMPVAAAPPDGEVTDEELAEDLDLELNDVRRALFILYENDLATYRRLRDEDSGWLTYLWTFEYDNIPENLEEEMYRLHDALEERREYERNHEFYLCEICSIRFEFGEAMDFGFECPECGSPLESMDNDRLVRSMDDRLDALEDELNIDADA is encoded by the coding sequence ATGGCTTTTGAGGACCTGCTCGAGGATCCGGTCATCCAGAAGTATTTACACGAGCTGGTCGGTCCCACGGGAATGCCCGTCGCGGCAGCGCCGCCGGACGGGGAAGTGACCGACGAGGAGCTCGCCGAGGATCTGGACCTCGAGTTGAACGACGTACGCCGGGCGCTGTTTATTCTGTACGAAAACGACCTCGCAACCTACCGACGGCTGCGAGACGAGGACTCGGGGTGGCTGACCTATCTCTGGACCTTCGAGTACGACAACATCCCGGAGAACTTAGAAGAGGAGATGTACCGACTCCACGACGCGCTCGAAGAGCGCCGGGAGTACGAGCGCAACCACGAGTTCTATCTCTGTGAGATCTGTTCCATCCGCTTCGAGTTCGGCGAGGCGATGGACTTCGGGTTCGAATGTCCCGAATGTGGCTCGCCGCTCGAATCGATGGACAACGACCGACTCGTCAGATCGATGGACGATCGCCTCGACGCGCTCGAGGACGAACTCAACATCGACGCGGACGCCTAA
- a CDS encoding chemotaxis protein CheW: MDSAGHRDTTDSTETVTVLTFDLETERYCVRADAVASVLGVTDEQSIAMADDPWNAGSVSVAGERVRVVDLPRAFTAASRTTARIDDPKLLVFTTADTDGAYYGWLVDDVDTTRTIDAARLEPTQTSSRLAHVKGRLEIDGDDVIWLDERTIHG, translated from the coding sequence ATGGACTCGGCCGGACACCGCGACACCACCGACAGTACCGAGACCGTGACCGTTCTCACGTTCGACCTCGAGACCGAACGGTACTGCGTCAGAGCCGACGCCGTCGCCTCCGTCCTCGGCGTGACGGACGAGCAATCCATTGCGATGGCCGACGACCCGTGGAACGCGGGCTCGGTTTCGGTCGCCGGTGAACGCGTCCGCGTCGTCGACCTCCCGCGGGCGTTTACCGCCGCCTCGCGGACGACCGCGAGAATCGATGACCCAAAGCTACTCGTCTTTACTACCGCCGATACCGACGGTGCCTACTACGGCTGGCTCGTCGACGACGTCGATACGACGCGAACGATCGACGCTGCTCGCCTCGAGCCAACCCAGACGAGTTCGCGGCTGGCACACGTCAAGGGTCGGCTCGAAATCGACGGCGACGACGTTATCTGGCTCGACGAGCGGACGATCCACGGCTGA
- a CDS encoding DUF5803 family protein, translating into MNRRLVFAVFVVGLLVVGAGCSAFSGGIPDEELDREQEYDDLRERDTDVAIDIEDGSLTSNGEYRAVYDLEDTEELSLYRSNIYSDQALDIHSVRYWYPNGTEVTGSELDIEQGDTSTDVRVPDGNGTLAFSGEAGRKTFTLPAYVEGSYEVTIPDGHRTSNFLFGDVTPSGYEREIVDDQERLTWEEVDSPISLRYYLTRDIPLFMGLVTIVVLAGGTGAVYYYRQVKRLREQREELGLDVELDDDSDDGPPPGLR; encoded by the coding sequence ATGAATCGACGGCTCGTTTTTGCGGTGTTCGTGGTCGGCTTGCTCGTCGTCGGAGCCGGCTGTTCGGCGTTCTCCGGCGGCATTCCCGACGAAGAACTCGACCGCGAGCAGGAGTACGACGACCTTCGGGAGCGCGATACGGACGTCGCGATCGACATCGAAGACGGCAGTCTGACGAGCAACGGCGAGTACCGTGCCGTCTACGACTTAGAGGACACCGAGGAACTCTCGCTGTATCGATCGAACATCTACAGCGATCAGGCACTCGATATCCACAGCGTCCGATACTGGTATCCCAACGGAACCGAGGTGACGGGGTCGGAACTGGACATCGAACAGGGCGATACGAGTACCGACGTCCGAGTGCCCGACGGCAACGGCACGCTCGCGTTCTCGGGTGAGGCCGGGCGTAAAACGTTCACACTCCCAGCGTATGTCGAGGGATCGTACGAGGTAACGATCCCCGACGGCCATCGGACGTCGAACTTCCTGTTCGGCGACGTCACGCCGAGTGGCTACGAGCGAGAGATCGTCGACGATCAAGAGCGACTAACGTGGGAGGAAGTCGACAGTCCGATCTCGCTGCGATACTACCTAACCCGCGATATCCCGCTCTTTATGGGACTCGTGACGATCGTCGTCCTGGCCGGCGGTACCGGTGCCGTCTACTACTACCGGCAGGTCAAGCGACTCCGAGAACAGCGTGAGGAGCTAGGGTTAGACGTCGAACTCGACGACGATTCCGACGACGGGCCGCCGCCGGGGCTGCGGTAG
- the cheY gene encoding chemotaxis protein CheY encodes MSTGVLIVDDSHFMRNLLRQILEQDYRIVGEASNGAEAVKLYKEHDPDIVMMDIVMPKANGIKATAAIKKIDPGAQVIMCTSVGQREKMKLAVKAGADGYVTKPFEEHSVRKALSDVVAA; translated from the coding sequence ATGTCGACAGGGGTGCTCATCGTGGACGACTCTCATTTTATGCGGAATTTACTGCGCCAAATTTTGGAACAGGACTACCGCATCGTCGGAGAGGCGTCCAACGGCGCCGAAGCAGTCAAACTGTACAAAGAACACGACCCCGATATCGTCATGATGGACATCGTGATGCCGAAAGCAAACGGCATCAAAGCGACCGCGGCGATCAAGAAGATCGATCCGGGCGCGCAGGTCATCATGTGTACGAGTGTCGGACAGCGTGAGAAAATGAAACTCGCAGTGAAGGCTGGTGCGGACGGATACGTAACGAAACCGTTCGAAGAACACAGCGTCAGAAAGGCCCTTTCGGACGTCGTTGCGGCATGA